Proteins encoded by one window of Monoglobus pectinilyticus:
- a CDS encoding penicillin-binding transpeptidase domain-containing protein, with the protein MAEHKGKKKGGKVTRLMTVLIVFSVMFIALIFRVGWLQTVRGKDLSRQALDQQTSDNTVSAKRGNIYDRNYKVLATNTTVETISITPETLRTSISKKNMTIDEVAQRFADILELEKDAVKDKISKKIQNETLKKKVDKTVADTLREYVNASGLSGVAFTEDVKRYYPYNNFAAQVIGFCGTDNQGLEGVESIYDEELSGVPGRVVSAQKSTGLEDNNGYENYIAAQDGNSVVLTIDETIQSYVQKNLEAAAADNKVNEGAAAIVMDVNTGEILAMCTEPDYNLNAPFEITEAIEQKYPGIKEELENLDGQEYNARLGEVMQTVRRNKAVVDSYEPGSTFKSVVASIALDTGSCTLNDSFTCGGSFVVADRAIKCANTNGHGLQNFTQAVQNSCNPAFIQIGQKTGKEKFLTGVEAFGFFKKTGIEIPGEATGLGFTKDNMTDVDLATSSFGQSITVTPLQMVAAVSAVANGGTLMKPHIVKQIVNSDMGIVENTEPEMVRQVISKETSKEMCSILESVVSVGGGKNAYLAGYRIAGKTGTSEKYPRGNSKYVASFIGFAPADDPQVVCLVILDEPNGDSYYGGTIAAPVVRDILGETLQYLGVEPKYNSSEEEYVDVEIPDVTGMSKSDAGIAIDESGLEVKFSGESDLIVDQIPKAHTRVTQGSTVVLYTEGNKATRSVAVPNVVGKTPAEANSTLVSEGLNAKIKGVSKSGKNATCIGQSPVEGTMVEPGTVVSLNFRYDESETTND; encoded by the coding sequence ATGGCAGAGCATAAGGGTAAAAAAAAGGGCGGGAAAGTTACCAGGCTTATGACTGTATTAATAGTATTTTCAGTGATGTTTATAGCACTGATATTTCGCGTCGGCTGGCTTCAGACGGTTAGGGGGAAGGACTTGTCAAGACAGGCTTTAGACCAGCAGACAAGTGATAATACGGTCAGCGCCAAACGCGGAAATATATATGACAGGAACTATAAAGTGCTTGCAACCAACACTACGGTTGAGACTATAAGTATAACTCCTGAAACGCTGCGTACATCTATCAGTAAAAAAAATATGACTATTGATGAGGTTGCTCAGAGATTTGCCGATATTTTGGAACTTGAAAAAGACGCGGTAAAGGATAAAATATCAAAAAAGATTCAAAATGAGACTTTAAAGAAAAAAGTGGATAAGACGGTTGCCGACACCCTTAGAGAGTATGTAAATGCTTCGGGACTCAGCGGTGTAGCTTTCACAGAGGACGTTAAACGATACTATCCGTATAATAATTTTGCAGCGCAGGTTATTGGTTTCTGCGGTACGGACAATCAGGGCCTTGAAGGTGTTGAGAGTATTTACGATGAAGAACTCAGCGGTGTGCCGGGAAGGGTAGTGTCGGCTCAAAAATCAACCGGTCTTGAGGATAATAACGGATATGAGAATTATATAGCTGCTCAGGATGGAAATAGTGTTGTTTTGACTATTGACGAAACAATACAGAGCTATGTTCAGAAAAATTTAGAAGCCGCAGCCGCAGATAATAAGGTTAACGAGGGAGCGGCGGCTATTGTAATGGATGTTAACACAGGCGAAATACTTGCTATGTGTACAGAGCCGGATTATAATCTTAATGCTCCGTTTGAAATAACAGAAGCAATCGAACAAAAATATCCGGGTATAAAAGAAGAACTTGAAAATTTAGACGGGCAGGAATATAATGCGAGGCTGGGAGAAGTAATGCAGACGGTTAGGCGTAACAAAGCGGTAGTCGATTCTTATGAACCGGGTTCTACTTTTAAGTCTGTTGTCGCTTCGATAGCTTTAGACACCGGTTCATGTACACTGAATGACTCATTCACCTGCGGCGGTTCATTTGTGGTTGCAGACAGAGCAATAAAATGCGCCAATACTAACGGTCATGGGTTGCAAAACTTTACTCAGGCAGTACAAAACTCGTGTAACCCTGCTTTTATACAAATTGGTCAAAAGACAGGAAAAGAAAAGTTTTTGACAGGTGTTGAGGCATTTGGATTCTTTAAGAAGACCGGAATAGAGATTCCCGGTGAGGCAACGGGTCTTGGATTTACAAAAGACAATATGACAGATGTCGATTTGGCAACATCGTCATTCGGACAGTCTATAACAGTAACGCCTCTTCAAATGGTAGCTGCAGTCAGTGCTGTCGCTAACGGCGGAACATTAATGAAACCTCATATAGTAAAACAAATAGTTAATTCCGATATGGGAATAGTTGAGAACACCGAGCCTGAAATGGTGAGACAGGTGATTTCAAAAGAAACAAGTAAAGAAATGTGCAGTATACTTGAATCAGTTGTATCAGTCGGCGGAGGTAAAAATGCGTATCTAGCAGGATATAGAATAGCAGGAAAGACCGGTACGTCAGAGAAATACCCCCGCGGAAACAGTAAGTATGTAGCGTCATTTATAGGGTTTGCTCCGGCGGATGACCCTCAGGTTGTTTGCCTTGTAATCCTGGATGAGCCAAATGGCGATTCATATTATGGCGGTACTATTGCGGCACCGGTAGTTCGCGATATTCTGGGCGAAACATTGCAGTATTTGGGGGTTGAGCCGAAATATAACAGTTCTGAGGAAGAATATGTTGATGTTGAAATTCCTGATGTTACAGGAATGAGTAAGTCTGACGCAGGGATAGCAATTGATGAGAGCGGCCTTGAGGTTAAGTTCAGCGGCGAGAGTGACCTTATAGTTGACCAAATACCAAAAGCGCACACTAGAGTGACTCAGGGAAGCACAGTTGTTTTGTATACCGAGGGCAATAAGGCAACTCGTTCTGTTGCGGTGCCGAATGTTGTAGGAAAGACGCCGGCGGAAGCAAATTCAACTTTAGTCAGCGAGGGTTTGAACGCAAAAATCAAAGGAGTTTCAAAATCGGGTAAAAATGCAACATGTATCGGTCAATCACCGGTTGAAGGAACTATGGTAGAACCCGGAACAGTGGTTTCGCTTAACTTTAGATATGATGAATCTGAGACTACAAATGATTAA
- a CDS encoding UDP-N-acetylmuramoyl-L-alanyl-D-glutamate--2,6-diaminopimelate ligase: MTLSELLKDVNIKKIDGGGSMKISGIACDSRKVKPGNVFVCITGYETDGHKYAKSAVENGAVAVVAEHDLPTVDVPCVIVDNTRKAMSEMAATFYDYPYKKFKLIGITGTNGKTTTTYLIKSILEHLGKKVGLIGTNQNMIGDMIMETSRTTPDSLELMQLFDMIASHNVDYVVMEVSSHALALDRVTACTFDVGAFTNITQDHLDFHKTMEEYLAAKSILFNICNTGVVNKDDARSEYLIENARCRNMITYGINQDCDLKASNIILNEDGVKFDINYGGMEEHVDLPIPGEFSVYNALTAIGCCMAENIPLDLAVDGLHSAKGVKGRIEIVRTPGTNYTVIIDYAHTPDGLLNVINAIRGFAKGRIVTLFGCGGDRDASKRPIMGKIAGELSDFCIVTSDNPRTEDPEKIIKQVVEGVKQTDCDYEVITNRFSAIEYALDHAKKNDIILLAGKGHETYQVLGKDTIKFDEREIVQKLLGCYDK, encoded by the coding sequence ATGACACTTTCAGAATTGTTGAAGGATGTAAATATTAAAAAAATAGATGGCGGCGGAAGCATGAAAATAAGTGGTATAGCCTGTGATTCCAGAAAAGTAAAACCTGGAAACGTTTTTGTTTGCATAACAGGTTATGAGACTGACGGACATAAATATGCTAAGTCTGCTGTTGAAAACGGTGCGGTGGCTGTGGTAGCCGAACATGACCTTCCTACAGTTGACGTCCCCTGTGTTATCGTTGACAACACAAGAAAGGCTATGTCTGAAATGGCGGCAACTTTTTATGATTATCCTTATAAAAAGTTTAAGCTTATAGGAATAACCGGAACAAACGGAAAAACTACGACTACTTATTTGATTAAATCAATTCTTGAACATCTTGGAAAGAAAGTTGGGCTTATCGGCACAAATCAAAATATGATAGGCGATATGATAATGGAAACCTCAAGAACAACGCCAGACTCTTTGGAGTTGATGCAGCTGTTTGATATGATTGCCTCTCATAATGTGGATTATGTTGTGATGGAAGTTTCTTCTCATGCGCTGGCTCTTGACAGAGTGACGGCGTGTACGTTTGATGTAGGGGCGTTTACCAATATAACCCAGGACCATTTAGATTTTCATAAGACTATGGAGGAATATTTGGCGGCAAAAAGCATATTGTTTAATATTTGCAATACCGGCGTAGTCAATAAAGATGACGCCCGCAGCGAATATCTTATTGAAAATGCAAGGTGCCGGAATATGATAACATACGGTATAAATCAGGATTGTGATTTAAAAGCGTCTAATATAATTCTGAATGAAGACGGTGTAAAATTTGATATAAATTACGGTGGTATGGAAGAACACGTCGACTTGCCGATACCCGGTGAATTTTCGGTATATAACGCGCTTACAGCGATAGGCTGCTGCATGGCTGAGAACATACCTCTTGATTTGGCTGTTGACGGTCTTCATAGTGCTAAAGGCGTTAAGGGAAGAATAGAAATAGTAAGAACGCCGGGTACAAATTATACAGTTATAATTGATTATGCGCACACTCCGGACGGACTTTTGAATGTTATAAACGCCATACGTGGATTTGCAAAAGGACGAATAGTCACACTATTTGGGTGCGGCGGTGACAGGGACGCCTCAAAAAGACCAATAATGGGCAAGATAGCAGGAGAACTCTCGGATTTTTGTATAGTTACAAGTGATAACCCGAGAACTGAGGATCCTGAAAAGATAATAAAGCAGGTAGTTGAAGGAGTAAAACAGACAGACTGTGATTACGAGGTTATAACAAATAGATTCTCCGCAATTGAATATGCACTTGACCACGCGAAAAAAAATGATATAATATTATTGGCCGGTAAAGGTCATGAGACTTACCAGGTTTTAGGAAAAGATACTATAAAGTTTGATGAAAGGGAAATAGTTCAAAAACTTTTAGGGTGTTACGATAAATAA
- a CDS encoding UDP-N-acetylmuramoyl-tripeptide--D-alanyl-D-alanine ligase has protein sequence MKWCMNINKLAEITGGIAYNCSGDEIVKNVVRDDREVSDGTVFVALKGENNNGHRFVQRAVNNGAACCVVDKEEGSFGNLPVVAVDDTFKALRDIAAFYREQFNIPVVGITGSVGKTSTKGMIASVLGNEYVTLKTEGNYNNEVGVPLTIFRLTDNDEAAVIEMGMSAFGEISRLSKIVKPDTAVITNIGISHMEHLGSQEGICKAKFEILDGLSIDGTIILNGDDEFLWEKNGELDYETLYYGIENKSCDVVATDIKLYSCGSEFNVKIDGVDYKFETNAPGIHHIYNALAAILVGYRYNLKVESMIKGVHDFVPEGLRQVKTNYPKFTVINDCYNACPDSMGSGLDVLVLTAEENGGNSRKVACLADMLELGETSEQEHYKVGLMCAEKGIDCLITIGDMAGNIAKGAIDGGINSSDVYEFGDNESAISRLGGIIKNNDVIWIKGSRGMHLEKVAEALDKMGNS, from the coding sequence ATGAAATGGTGTATGAATATCAACAAACTTGCTGAAATCACCGGAGGAATAGCTTACAATTGCAGCGGAGATGAGATAGTTAAAAACGTAGTCAGAGATGACAGAGAAGTATCCGACGGAACTGTTTTTGTTGCTCTTAAAGGAGAAAATAATAACGGTCATAGATTTGTTCAGAGAGCCGTAAATAACGGTGCTGCATGCTGTGTGGTTGACAAAGAGGAAGGAAGCTTCGGAAATCTTCCTGTTGTTGCTGTAGACGATACATTCAAAGCGCTGAGAGATATAGCGGCGTTTTATAGAGAACAATTTAATATTCCGGTAGTCGGAATCACAGGAAGCGTTGGAAAGACTTCAACAAAAGGTATGATAGCCTCTGTATTGGGCAACGAATATGTTACGCTGAAGACGGAGGGTAATTATAATAATGAGGTCGGAGTTCCGCTTACTATTTTTAGACTTACGGATAACGACGAAGCGGCAGTTATAGAAATGGGTATGAGCGCTTTTGGTGAAATTTCAAGGCTTTCTAAAATAGTTAAGCCGGATACTGCGGTAATCACCAATATTGGTATTTCACATATGGAACATTTGGGCAGTCAAGAGGGAATATGCAAGGCTAAATTTGAGATTCTTGATGGTTTGTCTATAGACGGAACCATTATCTTGAATGGAGACGATGAATTTCTCTGGGAGAAAAATGGAGAGCTGGATTATGAAACCTTATATTATGGTATAGAAAATAAATCCTGTGACGTTGTAGCGACGGATATAAAATTATACTCGTGCGGCAGTGAGTTTAACGTAAAAATAGATGGTGTTGACTATAAATTTGAGACTAATGCACCAGGTATACATCATATATATAATGCGCTGGCCGCGATACTTGTAGGATATAGGTATAACCTTAAAGTGGAAAGCATGATAAAGGGAGTTCACGATTTTGTGCCGGAGGGATTAAGACAAGTTAAGACAAATTATCCTAAGTTTACAGTAATAAATGATTGTTATAACGCATGCCCTGATTCTATGGGCTCCGGGCTTGACGTTTTGGTTTTAACGGCTGAAGAAAACGGCGGAAACAGCAGAAAAGTTGCTTGTTTGGCTGATATGCTGGAGCTTGGAGAGACTTCGGAGCAGGAACATTATAAAGTGGGGCTGATGTGCGCCGAGAAGGGGATTGACTGTTTGATAACAATAGGCGATATGGCCGGAAACATAGCCAAAGGCGCAATAGACGGCGGTATTAACTCAAGCGATGTATATGAATTCGGAGATAACGAATCAGCTATATCGCGTCTTGGAGGAATAATAAAAAATAATGATGTTATATGGATAAAAGGCTCAAGAGGTATGCATCTTGAGAAAGTTGCGGAAGCGCTTGATAAGATGGGAAATTCATAG
- the mraY gene encoding phospho-N-acetylmuramoyl-pentapeptide-transferase translates to MNYLIWGVIALVLSVLFGIFVIPMLRRLKFGQEIREEGPAWHASKSGTPTMGGIIFILSIIVTLVAMFVWTASDGISMGNTVDLVLVILLSLAFGAIGFIDDYIKVVKKRNLGLTAAQKFSLQFVAALIFATVVAIGGSTGTVIDLPFTSVDFDLSWFYIPFVIFVMLATVNSVNLTDGLDGLATSITIVISIFYMLISTSMGNHAMSLLAAVLCGSLVGFLLFNWKPAKVFMGDTGSLFLGGAVCGLAIMLKQPITLLIVGFVYVMETLSVIMQVTSYKLTGKRIFKMSPIHHHFEMCGWSEVTIVCVFSAVTVLLCALMYYFG, encoded by the coding sequence ATGAATTACTTGATTTGGGGAGTTATAGCATTAGTATTGTCAGTATTATTTGGAATATTTGTAATACCAATGCTGAGGAGATTAAAATTCGGTCAGGAAATACGTGAGGAAGGCCCGGCGTGGCATGCAAGCAAATCAGGGACGCCGACAATGGGCGGAATAATATTTATTTTGAGTATTATTGTAACCCTCGTTGCAATGTTTGTTTGGACAGCGTCCGACGGGATTTCTATGGGAAATACAGTGGATTTAGTTTTGGTAATTTTACTTTCACTGGCATTTGGAGCTATAGGATTTATCGATGATTACATAAAAGTGGTCAAAAAAAGAAACTTAGGTCTTACCGCCGCCCAGAAATTTAGTCTTCAGTTCGTTGCTGCTCTGATTTTTGCTACTGTTGTGGCGATTGGAGGAAGTACCGGAACGGTGATTGACCTTCCGTTTACTTCGGTGGATTTTGACCTGAGCTGGTTTTATATACCATTTGTGATTTTTGTAATGCTTGCAACCGTTAACAGTGTGAATTTGACAGATGGGCTTGATGGTTTAGCGACTTCTATAACAATTGTTATTTCGATATTTTATATGCTGATTTCTACAAGTATGGGCAATCATGCTATGTCGTTGCTGGCAGCAGTTTTGTGTGGTTCTTTGGTAGGATTTTTGCTTTTTAACTGGAAACCGGCAAAAGTTTTTATGGGTGATACAGGTTCATTGTTTTTGGGCGGCGCTGTGTGCGGTCTTGCTATAATGCTGAAACAGCCTATAACGCTTTTAATTGTTGGATTTGTGTATGTTATGGAAACGTTGTCAGTAATTATGCAGGTAACGTCATATAAACTGACCGGAAAGCGTATATTTAAAATGTCACCAATACATCATCATTTTGAAATGTGCGGGTGGAGTGAAGTAACAATTGTGTGTGTATTCTCAGCAGTGACGGTTTTGCTTTGCGCGCTGATGTATTATTTTGGTTAA